CCAGTCACTAATATTCGTGACCTGTTAAAACTGAAAACAGGGCAAACGGCGATTGATGTGAGTGAAGTGGAAGATGCAACTGAACTCTACAAGCGCTTTGACTCAGCGGCAATGAGTATTGGTGCGTTATCGCCTGAAGCACATGAAGCGCTAGCGATTGCCATGAACCGCTTAGGTGGCTGTTCAAATTCAGGTGAAGGCGGTGAAGATGTAGCTCGATACGGCACCGAGAAGAACTCGCGCATTAAGCAAGTTGCATCGGGTAGATTTGGTGTAACGCCGCACTATCTAAAAAATGCGGATGTTATTCAGATAAAAGTGGCTCAGGGTGCAAAACCTGGTGAAGGCGGGCAGTTACCGGGTGAAAAAGTGACACCGTACATTGCTAAGCTACGCTATTCAGTACCTGGCGTAACATTAATTTCGCCACCACCGCATCATGATATTTATTCAATCGAAGATTTAGCCCAGCTTATTTTTGACTTAAAGCAAGTAAACCCAGATGCCATGATTTCAGTGAAGCTAGTATCTGAACCGGGCGTAGGCACAATTGCTACTGGTGTTGCTAAAGCTTACGCCGATCTTATTACCATCGCTGGTTACGATGGTGGTACGGGCGCTTCACCATTAACCTCTGTTAAGTATGCGGGTTGTCCTTGGGAACTTGGCCTTGCAGAAACGCAACAGGCACTGGTTGAAAATGGTTTACGTCACCGTATTCGTTTGCAAACTGATGGTGGTTTAAAAACAGGTTTAGATATTATTAAAGCGGCTATTTTAGGTGCAGAAAGCTTTGGTTTTGGCACCGGCCCTATGGTTGCACTTGGCTGTAAATACCTGCGAATTTGTCATTTAAACAACTGTGCAACAGGTGTTGCAACGCAAGACGAAACACTGCGAGCGAAGCATTATCACGGTTTACCAGAAATGGCGATGAACTACTTTAAGTTTATTGCTGAAGAAGCGCGCGAAATTATGGCGAGCTTAGGGGTAACTAAATTAGTTGATTTAATTGGCCGAACCGATCTACTTGAAGTGCTTGAAGGCACAACGGCAAAGCAAAGCAAGCTCGATTTATCGCCTGTTATTGCAAAGCCAAATAATAAGAGTGGTGAAACCTTATATTGCAGTGCGCCAAATACATCGCACTACGAAGGCAAACTTAATGAAAGTTTGTTGGCTCAAGCAAAAGAGGCAATTGAGAGCAAAACGTCTATTAAATTGCGATCTCCTATTCAAAATACCGATCGTTCAGTTGGTGCGTTGTTATCTGGCTATATTGCAGACCTTCACGGAAATCAGGGGTTAGCGGCCGATCCGATTATTATCGAATTGCAAGGTACTGCAGGCCAATCACTGGGTGTTTGGAATGCGGGCGGTCTTGAACTGCATGTAACTGGTGATGCTAACGATTATGTCGGTAAAGGCATGGCTGGCGGTAAAATTACCGTACGTCCGCCGCTTGGTTCATCGTTTAAATCACATCATGCAACAATTGCAGGTAATACCTGTTTGTATGGTGCAACTGGCGGTAAATTATTTGCTGCAGGCAGAGCGGGTGAGCGCTTTGCGGTACGTAACTCGGGTGCGATTGCGGTAGTAGAGGGACTCGGTGATAACGGCTGTGAATATATGACTGGCGGTATTGTGTGCGTGCTTGGCGATACTGGTATTAACTTTGGCGCGGGTATGACAGGTGGTTTTGCTTACGTACTTGATGAAAAAGGCGACTTTGATAAACGCATCAATACAGAGTTGGTCGAGTTAGTAGAGCTTACAGATTTGAATATTCATCACGAACATTTACGCGGCTTAATTGGCGAGCATTTAGAAGCAACACAATCAAATCGCGCAGAGCAAATTCTTGCTGATTTTGAGTCATACATTGCGCAATTTAGATTGGTTAAGCCTAAATCGAGTGATGTGAAAGGTTTGCTTGGTCATAGAGCACGTTCAAGTGCTGAATTAAGAATACAGGCGCAATAGGAGAAGTACCATGTCACAAAACGTATATCAATTTATCGATGTGCAGCGTGTCGACCCGCGCAAAAAGCCTATTTCGTCACGTAAAAAACAGTTTGTTGAAATCTACGAACCGTTTTCTGCGAAACAAGTTGATTCGCAAGCCGATCGTTGCCTTGACTGTGGTAATCCATATTGTGAATGGAAGTGTCCTGTGCACAACTACATTCCGCAATGGTTAAAACTGATCAAAGCCGGCAAAGTTATCGAAGCGGCTGAATTGTCGCATCGAACTAATAGTTTACCCGAAGTATGTGGACGCGTATGCCCACAAGACCGATTGTGTGAAGGCGCCTGTACACTCAACGAGGAGTTCGGTGCGGTCACCATAGGTAATATCGAAAAATATATTTCTGATACGGCCTTTGCGATGGGCTGGAAGCCAGATATGTCGCACGTGGTTTGGAGCGATAAGAAAGTTGCTATTATCGGTGCGGGGCCAGCAGGCTTAGGTTGCGCTGATATTCTAGCGCGTAATGGTGTAAAACCTGTGGTGTTTGACCGTCATCCTGAAATTGGTGGTTTACTGACCTTCGGTATCCCATCGTTTAAATTAGAAAAATCGGTAATGGAAAACCGCCGTGAAATTTTCAAGGGGATGGGCGTTGAATTTGTGTTAAATACCGAGGTCGGTAAAGACATTGCACTACAAACCATTATTGATGAATACGACGCGGTATTTTTAGCAGTGGGCACTTATCAAAATATGCGTGCAGGTCTTGAAAACGAAGATGCTGATGGTGTGTTTGATGCATTGCCATTTTTAATTGCTAATACCAATTTTCAAATGGGTTACGACGAAACACCAGAATCTTACATCAATATGCAAGGCAAACGCGTCGTTGTGTTAGGTGGTGGTGATACAGCAATGGACTGTGTGCGTACCTCAATTCGTCAAAATGCTAGTAGCGTTGTGTGTGCTTATCGTCGTGATGAAGCCAATATGCCAGGCTCAGTACGTGAAGTAAAAAATGCCAAAGAAGAGGGCGTTGAGTTTATGTTTAATGTACAACCAAAAGGGGTTGTACTTAATGACAGTGGCAAAGTAACAGGCGTAAAAATGGTTAAAACGCAGCTTGGCGAGGCCGATGAAAATGGCCGCCGTCGTGCAGAGGAAGTAGCAGGTTCTGAGCATGTTGTGCCAGCCGATGCGGTGATTATGGCGTTTGGTTTTCAGCCTCATGCAATGCCGTGGTTAAGTGAGTTTGATGTAGAGCTTGATAAATGGGGCCGTATTGTGGCACCTGAGCAAGGCGCATATACGCATCAAACATCTAACCCTAAAATCTTTGCTGGTGGCGATGCAGTAAGAGGTTCTGATTTAGTGGTTACCGCTATTTATGAGGGCCGCAACGCAGCAGAAGGCATTATGGATTATCTCGAAGTTTAGTGCTGTATAGCCTGAATGTGGTTAAACATTTAAGGCAGCTTATAACATTAAAAAAGGTGGGCAAATGCCCACCTTTTTGTATTTATGTTTTTTGCTTAATGATATTGCGACAGTAATTCTGAGGCATTAGTACGGGTAATTTCACTAATATTCGTGCCACCTAATAAGCGTGCAATTTCATCAATTCGTCCCGAGTTATCGAGTACCGACATATGGGTATGCGTGTGGGTGCCATCATCGCTTTTACTGACAAAAAATTGATTATGGCCACTTGATGCTACTTGCGGTAAGTGGGTTACACAAATTACCTGTGTACTGTTGCCTAATTGGCGCAATAATTTGCCAACTGCTGATGCAGTCGGGCCAGAAATACCAACATCAACTTCATCAAAAATTAAGGTTGGCGTAGTCATTTTATCTGCAATGATAACTTCAATGGCAAGACTAATACGTGATAGCTCACCACCCGAGGCTACTTTCACAAGCGGTTGTAAACGTTGGCCTGTGTTAGCAGCTACTTGAAAATCTATGCTGTCTAGGCCTTTGCTACTGGTTATCTCTTGTTGCTCAACCACAATGGCAAACTTTGCGTTTTCCATTGATAACATCACTAGTGATTCAGTAACTTGCTTTGATAGTTCATCTGCTGCGACTTTTCGGCTTTGCGAAAGGCGTGTTGCGACAGTCACATAATGTGCTTTAGCTTCGGCGATTTCGATTTCTAGTGCGGCGAGACGTTCGTCACTTTGCTCAATGTTGGCAAGACTTTGCTTTAGCTCAGCGTGTAAATCTGGGATTGCTTCAGGTGAAATATCGTGTTTTCTAGCCAAATCAAGTGCGCGTGCGATACGGTCATCGAGTTCTGATAACTGCGCAGGGTCCATCTCAATGCTGTCTTGATAATGGCTAAGTTCGCGCGCAGCTTCTTCTAAACTGATACCTGCCTCAAATAACAAGTCGGCGATTGGTGCCAATTTTTTATCTAAACTTGCTAACTCAGCAATTTGGTTTGCGCTCGATTGCACCATAGAGTACGCATTATAATTATCTTGTTGATAAATAATTTGTAGCTCTTTTTGTGTACCTTCAAGCAACGAATTTGCGTTACTTAGCAGCTTATGTTGCTGTTCAATTTCTTCAAACTCTCCGTGCTCAAGTGAAAACTCATCTAACTCAGCCACTTGATACTCGAGCAATTGCTTTTCGGCTGCTGCTTGTTGTAGTGACTGACTTAGCGTCGCCTTTTCTTTTTCAAGTGATTGCAGTGCGTTGTATGCTGTTTTAACGTCGTTCACAAGATCAACGTGTCCCGCAAAGCTATCAACTACCGACAATTGATAACCGGTTTTATTGAGCTGTTGGTGCGCGTGTTGGCCGTGAATTGAAATAAGCAGGCTGCCGAGAGATTTTAACTGGCCTGCTGGCACCATTACGCCATTTATATAGGCTTTACTGCGGCCGTTTGCCGATACTACACGGCGAATAATGCATTCGCTACTATCACCTAATTCATGTTCACTAATAAAGTGTTGTGCAGCAGGTAAGTTCTGAATATCAAACACCGCCGAAACTTGGGCTTTATCGGCGCCTTCACGCACCATGCTGGCTTCGGCACGTTCGCCTAAACATAGCGATAGGGCATCAATAGCGATTGATTTACCTGCGCCAGTTTCACCTGTGATAGTTGTCATACCTTGGTGCCATTCAATATCAAGGTGTTCAACAATTGCAAAATTTGTTACTTGTAATGATGCTAACATAACTGATTATCCATACAGTACATTAACTGGTAATTTATACAGTAAATAAAAAATAGGCAAGTTAAAAATGAAGATATTTTGTTGCGGAAGAAAAAAGGAGTAAGCAGAAGTGTTGAAAAGAGATTGCGCTAATGGCTTGTATTTAGCCTTTAGCGCAGATCAAATTAAACGTTTTCTTCGTGAAGTTCCGGCTCAACGTGTTCATCGGTAGATTCAAGTGTTGGCGTTATCACTTGTTGGCTTAATGAAGGCAATTGATGCCAATAAAAATCACTGTTGAATTGGTGGCCAGATGTCGGTAATTGTTCAACAAAGGCGTAAATTTGTTTGCTTAACGTTAGTTTATCGTCTGCCGATTCAAACTTTAACAGCTCATTTTCGAGTAAGTCAGTTAGGTTACCGATGACTTGTTCATAGTGGGTAATGGTTTCATCAGTTTTACGTTGCATTACAAAATAATTGTTGTTGATTTGCGATAACCCACTAATGTCTTTTGGTTTTACAATGCGTGATTTGCCATAGCTTTGCACTATTTTGCTGTAACGAGAGCTAACAACGTCGATACGTTCGCTTTGTTGTTGTTTTTCAAGTGCTAATGCTTTTTTTCGGTTGTTATCTATGACTAAAAATGTCGTTAACAGTACAATTAATAAAACGGTGGTTAAAAATACTACAAACCCCACTTTTTCTTTCCTTTCAATTGATTACTCTGAATCTGACTAAGTAAATTGCGTAACACACTTAGCAATAATGTTCTTGTGCGTTCTAGTTTTATCGGTTTTCCGAGTACAAGACAAATTTGTGCGATAAAATAGGGCTAGTGTACTCACATTTAACGATGTAATGCCTTAGTGTCCGCTAGAACTTAATTTGTTATTTTGATTTTAGGTTGATTAATATAAACGGCTGCCCCAGTTTAACTTTTGGCGCAGTACATTGTAATACGAATATTTGCTTGGATGTACCATGCGCAACTGTTGTTCACTTCGTTTGATTACAATTTCATCACCTGGCAATACCGCTAACACAACATGGCTATCACAACTCACTTGTAAGTCCACATCATTTGCTGGGCTCAATGCCAGTTTTACTTCACTATTTGCATCCACCACGAGTGGGCGGCTTGTTAGTGTGTGCGGAAACATAGGCACCAATGAAATGGCGTTGAGTTTTGGGTTTAAAATGGGCCCGCCGCCAGAAAGACTATAGGCTGTAGAGCCTGTTGGCGTTGACACAATAAGGCCATCAGATTTTTGCGAGAATACAAACTCTCTATCAATAAAGGCTTCAAACTCAATCATGTGTGCAACTTTATTGGCATGCAGCACGGCTTCGTTAACCGCCGTATTTGAGCTTTTTAGCACTTCATGGCGATAGATTTCCACTTCCAGCAAGAAGCGTTTTTCTTCACTAAATTTACCAGCCAGTACTTGCTCAAGCTCACGCTCAAAATTATCGGGATCAAGGTCAGTAAGAAAACCGAGATTACCTCTATTTACGCCGATAACCGCAATATCAAAGCGAGCCAGTACACGAGCAGCGCCTAGCATATTACCGTCACCACCAACCACAATCGCTAAATCACAGTTACGGCCAATTTCAACTAACGACGCTGAATACTCTTCATCAACAATGGGTTCAGCGACGCGGCTTTCAACGTAAACTTGATAACCGAGAGCCGTTAAAAAGGTATGCAGTTTGGCAAGTGTTACAGCCGCGCCTTCATGGTTCGGTTTGCCAATCAATCCTATGTTATTAAATACTTGTGCCATAAAATCGTCACTGATAAAGTCTTGCCTACAGTATATCTTGATTTTTAATCATCAGGCCATAAATAATAATCATGAAATTAAGCGCCCGTGATCAACTCATTTTTTCTGCCGTTATGGACTTATATTGCAATGGTGAAGGTACGCCAGTTGCATCAAGCCATGTGGTAAAGCAGAAACAAATTAATATTTGCAGTGCGACAGTACGCAATGCAATGGCGCGTATGGAAAAGTCGGGGCTATTGTATGCGCCTCACACCTCTTCGGGACGTGTACCTACAGAGCTAGGTTTTAGCTATTGGTTTGATGAATTTTTTCAACTTTCTGATATTGCAGACTATTGGCAGCCAAGTGCGCAAAGTCTTAGCGAATTTTCACATCGTTTAAGCCAACAATATAAACTGTGTGTGTTGGTGAGTTTGCCAGAGGCGATGCAGCAACATATTTATCGTGCAGAAGTGCTCGATTTTAGTTTTGAAAACTGGCTTATTTTATTATTCGACAGGGACGGTAATAGCCAAAACATTCAGATTACCAAGCCTCGCGAAGCAAACGATGCATTACGCAATCAATTTAATGCGTGGTTAAATACTGTTTTTGCAGGGCATAACTTGGCCGAAGGGTTACGCCGCATGGCGGCGATGCGCCAAAGTGCACCAATGTTTTGTCATGGTTCACTGGGTATGTGGATTAAAGCGCTCGCTGAAAAACTGCATGTAGATAGTAGCATTGTGATTGGCAGTCACTATTTATTTGGTGCACTGTCTAGCGAGCAGTTAAATCAAATTGGCGCGCCATTTTTAGATTATGTAGAACAAAAATTAGCGATGAAAATGGGTATGTCGGTTATGTACCACGACAACTTGCCGTTTGGTGCATTGGAAGACTATTTATTACTGAGCGTGCCGTACTTTTCACAAGAGATATACCAAGGCCGTTTATGTGTGCTCTGCCCAAAGTCGGCGAAAATTGAAGCAATTATCAACGAAATATCGATTAATTGCGCTATTAGCTCTTGAAAGGCGTTTATCAATCCCCATAATTAGCATCAGTTGTAAGATTTCGGAGAGTATCAATGTCTGAGCAAAATAATCAGCCAGAGCAAGAAGCAGAAGTACAGGAAACCCTTGACCAAGTAGCAGAAGAGCTACAAGGTGGTGAAGAGCTAAGCGCAGAAGCGGAAATTGCAGTATTAAATGCAGAGCTTGAAGCAGCGAAGCAAACAATTGAAGAGCAAAAAGACAGTGTAGTACGTGCTGCCGCAGAAGTTGAAAACATGCGTCGTCGCACAGCGCAAGATGTTGAAAAAGCGCACAAGTTTGCCCTTGAAAAATTCGCCAATGAACTACTACCTGTGCTTGATAACTTAGAGCGTGCGATTGAGTTTGCTGACAAAGAAAACGAACACATTAAGCCGGTTATCGAAGGTGTTGAGATGACGGCAAAAAGCTTTGTTGATGCCGTAGCAAAGTTTGGTGTTGAAGTGGTTGCGCCACAAGGCGAAACGTTTAACCCTGAATTCCATCAAGCAATGTCAATTCAGCCATCTGCTGATGTTGCACCAAACACTGTTATTGCAGTAATGCAAAAAGGTTACCTATTAAATGGTCGTTTACTTCGTCCAGCAATGGTAATGGTGTCTAAAGCAGCTGAATAATAGCGCTTAAGAATGCAAAAAAGCTGTAACCTTGGTTACAGCTTTTTTTGTGTCTGTTGTGGCAAATATAATGTACTAATGGCCGAACTTTAACTGCTTTAATTGGCAGATTAAAATACCGCTTACTGCCATTGCCATAGCAACCGCAAACCCGATGCTTGGTGGCAATGGAATAAACGCTAACATTGGGCCAGCAAAGGCGCCACTGCCAAAGCGTAAAGTACCTATCACTGCGGTAGCTGTTCCAGACTTCTTCTTGAAATTGATTAAAATCAGCGCGTCGGCGTTGGTTGCCATAATGCCTAAACTCATCATCAGCGGCG
This region of Pseudoalteromonas spongiae UST010723-006 genomic DNA includes:
- a CDS encoding FAD-dependent oxidoreductase; translation: MSQNVYQFIDVQRVDPRKKPISSRKKQFVEIYEPFSAKQVDSQADRCLDCGNPYCEWKCPVHNYIPQWLKLIKAGKVIEAAELSHRTNSLPEVCGRVCPQDRLCEGACTLNEEFGAVTIGNIEKYISDTAFAMGWKPDMSHVVWSDKKVAIIGAGPAGLGCADILARNGVKPVVFDRHPEIGGLLTFGIPSFKLEKSVMENRREIFKGMGVEFVLNTEVGKDIALQTIIDEYDAVFLAVGTYQNMRAGLENEDADGVFDALPFLIANTNFQMGYDETPESYINMQGKRVVVLGGGDTAMDCVRTSIRQNASSVVCAYRRDEANMPGSVREVKNAKEEGVEFMFNVQPKGVVLNDSGKVTGVKMVKTQLGEADENGRRRAEEVAGSEHVVPADAVIMAFGFQPHAMPWLSEFDVELDKWGRIVAPEQGAYTHQTSNPKIFAGGDAVRGSDLVVTAIYEGRNAAEGIMDYLEV
- the recN gene encoding DNA repair protein RecN; its protein translation is MLASLQVTNFAIVEHLDIEWHQGMTTITGETGAGKSIAIDALSLCLGERAEASMVREGADKAQVSAVFDIQNLPAAQHFISEHELGDSSECIIRRVVSANGRSKAYINGVMVPAGQLKSLGSLLISIHGQHAHQQLNKTGYQLSVVDSFAGHVDLVNDVKTAYNALQSLEKEKATLSQSLQQAAAEKQLLEYQVAELDEFSLEHGEFEEIEQQHKLLSNANSLLEGTQKELQIIYQQDNYNAYSMVQSSANQIAELASLDKKLAPIADLLFEAGISLEEAARELSHYQDSIEMDPAQLSELDDRIARALDLARKHDISPEAIPDLHAELKQSLANIEQSDERLAALEIEIAEAKAHYVTVATRLSQSRKVAADELSKQVTESLVMLSMENAKFAIVVEQQEITSSKGLDSIDFQVAANTGQRLQPLVKVASGGELSRISLAIEVIIADKMTTPTLIFDEVDVGISGPTASAVGKLLRQLGNSTQVICVTHLPQVASSGHNQFFVSKSDDGTHTHTHMSVLDNSGRIDEIARLLGGTNISEITRTNASELLSQYH
- the nadK gene encoding NAD(+) kinase codes for the protein MAQVFNNIGLIGKPNHEGAAVTLAKLHTFLTALGYQVYVESRVAEPIVDEEYSASLVEIGRNCDLAIVVGGDGNMLGAARVLARFDIAVIGVNRGNLGFLTDLDPDNFERELEQVLAGKFSEEKRFLLEVEIYRHEVLKSSNTAVNEAVLHANKVAHMIEFEAFIDREFVFSQKSDGLIVSTPTGSTAYSLSGGGPILNPKLNAISLVPMFPHTLTSRPLVVDANSEVKLALSPANDVDLQVSCDSHVVLAVLPGDEIVIKRSEQQLRMVHPSKYSYYNVLRQKLNWGSRLY
- a CDS encoding HrcA family transcriptional regulator, with protein sequence MKLSARDQLIFSAVMDLYCNGEGTPVASSHVVKQKQINICSATVRNAMARMEKSGLLYAPHTSSGRVPTELGFSYWFDEFFQLSDIADYWQPSAQSLSEFSHRLSQQYKLCVLVSLPEAMQQHIYRAEVLDFSFENWLILLFDRDGNSQNIQITKPREANDALRNQFNAWLNTVFAGHNLAEGLRRMAAMRQSAPMFCHGSLGMWIKALAEKLHVDSSIVIGSHYLFGALSSEQLNQIGAPFLDYVEQKLAMKMGMSVMYHDNLPFGALEDYLLLSVPYFSQEIYQGRLCVLCPKSAKIEAIINEISINCAISS
- the grpE gene encoding nucleotide exchange factor GrpE encodes the protein MSEQNNQPEQEAEVQETLDQVAEELQGGEELSAEAEIAVLNAELEAAKQTIEEQKDSVVRAAAEVENMRRRTAQDVEKAHKFALEKFANELLPVLDNLERAIEFADKENEHIKPVIEGVEMTAKSFVDAVAKFGVEVVAPQGETFNPEFHQAMSIQPSADVAPNTVIAVMQKGYLLNGRLLRPAMVMVSKAAE